A genomic region of Saccopteryx bilineata isolate mSacBil1 chromosome 1, mSacBil1_pri_phased_curated, whole genome shotgun sequence contains the following coding sequences:
- the A4GALT gene encoding lactosylceramide 4-alpha-galactosyltransferase, whose protein sequence is MSRSPDCLLWLHRGAPSQRGCTLFIISFKFMFLVSVMIYWHVVGEPRSQGQLPNLPVHVSCSHMVPPTLPSSTPPPGNIFFLETSDRTNPNFLFMCSVESAARAHPESRVMVLMKGLPGGNASLPQHLGLSLLGCLPNVRVLQLDLEELFRDTPLAAWYSASQQRWEPYLLPVLSDASRLALLWKFGGIYLDTDFIVLKNLRNLTNTLGTQSRYVLNGAFLAFERHHEFMALCMRDFVAHYNGWIWGHQGPQLLTRVFKKWCSTRSLSESRTCRGVTTLPSEAFYPIPWQNWKKYFEDISPEELPRLLNATYAVHVWNKKSQGTHLKATSKVLLAQLHARYCPTTHEAMKMYL, encoded by the coding sequence ATGTCCAGGTCCCCGGACTGCCTGCTGTGGCTGCACCGGGGTGCCCCAAGCCAGCGGGGCTGTACCCTGTTCATCATCAGCTTCAAGTTCATGTTTTTGGTCTCTGTCATGATCTACTGGCACGTTGTAGGGGAACCAAGGAGCCAAGGACAATTACCTAACCTGCCTGTCCATGTCTCCTGCTCGCACATGGTACCCCCCACCTTGCCCTCCAGCACCCCACCTCCGGGCAACATCTTCTTCCTGGAGACTTCAGACCGGACCAACCCTAACTTCCTGTTCATGTGCTCAGTGGAGTCAGCCGCAAGGGCCCACCCCGAGTCCCGGGTGATGGTCCTGATGAAAGGGTTGCCTGGCGGCAACGCCTCCctgccccagcacctgggcctctCGCTCCTGGGCTGCTTGCCCAACGTCCGGGTGCTCCAACTGGACCTGGAGGAACTGTTCCGGGACACGCCCCTAGCGGCCTGGTACAGTGCCTCGCAGCAGCGCTGGGAGCCCTACCTGCTGCCTGTGCTCTCCGACGCCTCCAGGCTGGCGCTCCTGTGGAAGTTCGGTGGCATCTACCTGGACACAGACTTCATCGTCCTCAAGAACCTGAGGAACCTGACCAACACGCTGGGCACCCAGTCCCGCTATGTCCTCAATGGCGCCTTTCTGGCCTTCGAGCGGCACCACGAGTTCATGGCACTGTGCATGCGTGACTTCGTGGCCCACTACAATGGCTGGATCTGGGGCCACCAGGGCCCGCAGCTGCTCACGCGGGTCTTCAAGAAGTGGTGCTCCACCCGCAGTCTGAGCGAGAGCCGCACCTGCCGGGGCGTCACCACCCTCCCCTCAGAGGCCTTCTACCCCATCCCCTGGCAGAACTGGAAGAAGTACTTTGAGGATATCAGCCCCGAGGAGCTGCCCCGGCTGCTCAATGCCACCTATGCCGTCCACGTGTGGAACAAGAAGAGCCAGGGCACGCATCTCAAGGCCACTTCCAAGGTGCTGCTGGCCCAGCTGCATGCCCGCTACTGCCCCACGACGCACGAGGCCATGAAGATGTACTTGTGA